From Sphingobium sp. B2D3C:
GCTGGCGGTGGTCTCGCAGGTCGAGCCGCTTTCCTTCCGGATGCAGTTGCTCGGCAACAATCCCCGTCTGGCGCAATGCCTCACCGCCGTCACCGCGCTTGGCGATTGGCAGGGCGGCGTGCCGGGCAGCGGTCAGGGCATCGCCTGCCACAGCATGGCTGGCGGCCACATCGCGGTGCTGGTGGAGGCCGGCTTGTCGCAGGGACGGGTCGCGGTGAAGAAAATCTGCGCGGTCGCCGATTGCGGGAAGCTGATCAATCCGGGGATCGCCCGTCAGCAGATCGAAGGGGGACTGATCTTCGGCCTCGCCATGGCGCTCGGTGGCGCGCCGACCTATGCCGGATCGTTGCCAGCCGGTCTGCAGCTTGGCGATTATGCCCTGCCACGCATGGCGGATGTGGGGGAGGTGAGCGTGGAATTCATCGACAGCAGCGCGACCCAGTCCGGCCTTGGGGAAATCGGCGTGCCGGCGGTTGCGCCAGCGCTCGCCAGTGCGTTGGCGACGGTCACGGGGCGGCGCTACCGTCGCTTGCCGGTCATGGGAGAAGATGGATGAACGAAGCGCAGATGACGGGCGGCGCCATGGGCGCTCAAGGGGGCCGGGTGGCCGTGCTGGTCGTCAATCTCGGCACCCCTGATGCGCCGACGCCCGCAGCGGTGAAGCGCTATCTGCGCGAGTTCCTGTCCGATCCGCGCGTCGTCGAGATTCCGCAGGCAGTCTGGCAGCCGATCTTGCGCGGTGTCGTGCTCAATGTGCGCCCGCGCAAGTCGGCGCATGCCTATCAGCAGGTGTGGACGGACGATGGCTCCCCGCTGGCGATGCACACGCGGGATACGGCGCGGGGCTTGCGGGTCATCTGGGAGGACGCGATCACGGTCGACTGGGCGATGCGCTATGGCGCGCCATCCATCGCCGACCGGCTGACCGCACTGAAAGAGAGCGGCCATGAGCGCATTCTCATCGCCCCGCTCTATCCCCAATATTGTGGCGCCACGACGGCGAGCGTGATGGATGCAGTCGGTCAGGCGTTGGAAGCGATGCGGTGGCAGCCCGCCATCCGCACCCTGCCGCCCTATTTCGACGATCCCGCCTATATCGAGGCATTGCGCGCCCGCACGCAAAGCCAGTTGGCGGCCCTGCCATTCGCCCCGGATCGCCTGCTGGTGAGCTTCCACGGCATGCCCAAGCGCACCCGCGAACTGGGCGATCCCTATTATGCGCAGTGCGTGGAGACGGCGCGTCTGCTCGGCGAGGCGCTCGGGCGTGAGATCATCGTCACCTTCCAGTCCCGCTTCGGCCCCGCCAAATGGCTGGAGCCGGCGACGGACACCGTGCTTGAGGGACTGCCCGGCCAGGGCGTGCGCTCGGTCGCGGTGATGACGCCCGGCTTCTCGGCGGACTGCCTGGAGACGCTTGAGGAAATCGCCCTGCGCGGCAAGGAGAGCTTCGTCGCCGCGGGTGGCGAGCATTTCGCCTTTTTGCCCTGTCTTAACGCTCAGGCGGACGCTATTGCCATGTATCGGCAGCTTCTCGGGCGAGAACTTGCCGGCTGGGTAGAGCCGTCCAGCATTTGACCGAACCCTTGATGACGCGCAGGAGAGGCATTGAATGAGCAGAGTAGCGATCGTGACCGGCGGAACCCGCGGTATCGGCGAAGCAATCAGTCTGGCACTGCGCGAAAAGGGGTTTGAGGTCGCTGCCAACTATGCGGGCAATAGCGAGCGCGCCAAGGCTTTCACGGACAAGACCGGCATTCGCTCCTACGCGTGGGACGTGGGTGATCATCAGGCCTGCCTCGATGGCTGCGCCCAGGTCGCGTCCGACCTTGGTCCGATCGACGTTGTCGTGAACAACGCCGGCATCACGCGAGACGGCGTGCTCATGAAGATGAGCTTCGAGGACTGGAACGAGGTGATGCGCATCAACCTCGGCGGCTGCTTTAACATGGCCAAGGCCACCTTCCCCGGCATGCGCGAGCGCGGCTGGGGGCGCATCGTCAACATCGGCTCGATCAACGGTCAGGCCGGCCAATATGGCCAGGTGAACTATGCCGCAGCCAAGTCGGGCATCCACGGCTTTACCAAGGCGCTGGCGCAGGAAGGCGCCAAATATGGCGTCACCGTCAACGCCATCGCGCCGGGCTATATCGATACCGACATGGTCGCCGCCGTGCCGGCCGCGGTGCTGGAGAAGATCGTGGCGCGCATTCCCGTCGGGCGTCTGGGCCATGCGGAAGAAATCGCGCGCGGCGTGGCCTTCCTGTGCAGCGAGGATGCCGGGTTTGTGACCGGATCGACCCTGTCGATCAACGGCGGCCAGCACATGTATTGAGCCGGGCGGTGGAAGAGACGCCACCGCTTTATGCCGGCCCGGTCAAGCGCAG
This genomic window contains:
- the hemH gene encoding ferrochelatase, which codes for MNEAQMTGGAMGAQGGRVAVLVVNLGTPDAPTPAAVKRYLREFLSDPRVVEIPQAVWQPILRGVVLNVRPRKSAHAYQQVWTDDGSPLAMHTRDTARGLRVIWEDAITVDWAMRYGAPSIADRLTALKESGHERILIAPLYPQYCGATTASVMDAVGQALEAMRWQPAIRTLPPYFDDPAYIEALRARTQSQLAALPFAPDRLLVSFHGMPKRTRELGDPYYAQCVETARLLGEALGREIIVTFQSRFGPAKWLEPATDTVLEGLPGQGVRSVAVMTPGFSADCLETLEEIALRGKESFVAAGGEHFAFLPCLNAQADAIAMYRQLLGRELAGWVEPSSI
- the phbB gene encoding acetoacetyl-CoA reductase; this encodes MSRVAIVTGGTRGIGEAISLALREKGFEVAANYAGNSERAKAFTDKTGIRSYAWDVGDHQACLDGCAQVASDLGPIDVVVNNAGITRDGVLMKMSFEDWNEVMRINLGGCFNMAKATFPGMRERGWGRIVNIGSINGQAGQYGQVNYAAAKSGIHGFTKALAQEGAKYGVTVNAIAPGYIDTDMVAAVPAAVLEKIVARIPVGRLGHAEEIARGVAFLCSEDAGFVTGSTLSINGGQHMY